Below is a window of Flavobacterium sp. CFS9 DNA.
GTTCGTACCGAAGAATTGGTTTCTCACGCCATCGAACGTATGCGTAAGTATAAAATTTCCCAAATTCCGGTTGTAGATATCAATGGATTTGTTGGTTCTGTTGACGAAACGGATTTGTTCAGAAGTTACGTTGCAGATAAAAACGTTGCTGAAAAACCGATTAAAGAAGTAATGGGTAAACCTTTTCCAATTGTAAAACTAGGAACTCCAATCGAAGAAGTTTCGAAGCTGTTCACGAAAGAAAATGACGCCGTTTTAGTAGATCTTGGAAACGGAAGCTATCATATTATTACAAAGTATGATATCATCGGGTCAATAAAATAAGATCCTTTTTATACCTTTTTTAAATCCATAAATCTAGTTTTAAGTGACTGGATTTGTGGATTTTTTGTATGCATATAAATCAGATTAGGTGTTTCAGTATAGATTTTAAGTAGATGAAAAATATTTTTTGTAAGAATATTAGTAAAATTTATTAATTTAGGACAGTGTAATCATTGTACAAGCCTGAATTATGAAAGAAGATTTTCTTCATTACCTGTGGAGATTCAAAAAGTTTGAAACTCTGGACCTTAGAACTACTCAAAATGAACCGCTCATCATTATTAAAACGGGTGATTATCTGGAACTTTCCGGACCGGATTTCTTCAATGCTCAAATTATAATAGGAAATCAAAAATGGGCCGGCAATGTCGAAATACATCTCAAGTCTTCAGATTGGTATGTACACGGTCACGAAAAAGATACCGCTTATGACAATGTAATTCTGCATGTGGTTTGGGAACACGATACAGAGATTTTTGAAAAGAATAATACTGAGATTCCGGTTTTGGTTTTAAAAGAGTATACATCTAAAGAAATGGTCACTAATTACAATGCTCTTATAGCACCCAAATCATGGATATTTTGCGAAAAAAGTATCACTGAAATTGACGAGTTTGTTTTTAAAATCTGGCAGGAAAGACTATTCTTTGAGCGTTTAGAGCGCAAAGCAACATTTATTTACGATTTGCTGGAGGAATACAAGCAGGATTGGGAAGCAGTTTTATTCTCCTTGTTCGCAAGGAATTTTGGATTGAATACCAATGGAAATTCTTTTCTGCAAATGGCAAAATCCCTTCCGTTTTCGATTGTCAGAAAGGAAAGTTTTGAAGTTGAAAATCTCGAAGCGCTGTTTTTTGGCACCATTGGATTATTAGACTCCGAGAAAGAAGATGTGTATTTTGCCGATTTAAAAATAAGGTATTATTATCTGTTGAACAAATACCAGTTAAAAAGACATCCTATAGATCCCATTCAGTTTTATAAGCATCGTCCGGATAATTTCCCAACCATTCGGCTCTCACAATTGGCTAATTTATATCAAAAGCAAAATCTGTTTTCAAAAGTAATTGCTGCAAAATCAGTGGAGGAAGTGCGTAAGCTGTTAATAGTATCGGCAAATCCGTATTGGCAGAATCATTATCAGTTTGATAAAGAAAGTTCCAGGAAACCAAAGGCTTTATCTCACGCATTTATAGATTTACTGATTATAAATACGATCATTCCACTTCAGTTTGCCTATGCGACAACAAGAGATGAATCAATCTCTGAGGAGTTAATTTCCTTTATGAATCAGGTTGCACCAGAGAAAAATGCGATTGTTAGCAAATTTGAATTCTTTGGAGTAAAGGCTGAAAATGCTTTTGAAACTCAGGCGCTTTTAGAACTTAAAAAAGAATATTGTAATCAGAAAGCATGTTTAAGATGTGCATTAGGAGTTGAGTTACTCAAGAATAATTAGAGAATTAGATAATTTGAGAATGTGGAAATGAGATAATTTTATATTTTTGTGAGGATAGTTTGGTCTAAATTCTACAATCAAAAATCTACAATCAAAAATCAAAAGTATGTCCGCTATTTTAAAACTTAAATTCTTTTTTGAAAAATATGGTTTTCATGTATCTTCAAGATTAGCTGATAAACTTGGGATGCGTGTGACAAGTGTGAGATTGTTTTTTATTTACATTTCATTTGTTACCGCCGGGCTTGGATTCGGAATTTACCTTACTCTGGCTTTTTGGATTCGTTTAAAAGATCTGATTCGTGCAAAGCGCACTTCAGTATTTGATTTATAAAAAAAGCTCCAAATTTTAAAATTTGGAGCTTTTTTAATTTGATAGAATAATAGTTATTCTGTTTCGTTATTGTTAAGTCTTGATCTCTTCTTACTGTATCCGAAATAAACCAAAATACCAACTGCCAACCAGCCAAGTGAAAGTAGTTGAGCATCATGGCTTAAATTGATCATTAAGTAAGTATTGATAGCGATACCTAAAACCGCAATGATCGGTAAAGCAGGTACCTTAAAAGTTCTTGTTAATTGAGGTTGTTTTACCCTTAAAATCCAAACCGCGATACAAACCATTGTAAAAGCAAACAACGTTCCAAAACTTGTCATATCGGCTAATTTATTAATAGGTGTAAAAGCAGCAACTGTAGCAATAATACCACCTAAGATGATTAGGTTGGTTTTTGGAGTTCCTGAAAGAGGGTTTACTTTAGAAAACACCGCAGGAATTAATCCATCTTTCGACATACCAAGGAAAATTCGGGATTGTCCCATAATCATTACCATTAATACCGAAACAAGACCTACTGTT
It encodes the following:
- a CDS encoding DUF2851 family protein — translated: MKEDFLHYLWRFKKFETLDLRTTQNEPLIIIKTGDYLELSGPDFFNAQIIIGNQKWAGNVEIHLKSSDWYVHGHEKDTAYDNVILHVVWEHDTEIFEKNNTEIPVLVLKEYTSKEMVTNYNALIAPKSWIFCEKSITEIDEFVFKIWQERLFFERLERKATFIYDLLEEYKQDWEAVLFSLFARNFGLNTNGNSFLQMAKSLPFSIVRKESFEVENLEALFFGTIGLLDSEKEDVYFADLKIRYYYLLNKYQLKRHPIDPIQFYKHRPDNFPTIRLSQLANLYQKQNLFSKVIAAKSVEEVRKLLIVSANPYWQNHYQFDKESSRKPKALSHAFIDLLIINTIIPLQFAYATTRDESISEELISFMNQVAPEKNAIVSKFEFFGVKAENAFETQALLELKKEYCNQKACLRCALGVELLKNN
- a CDS encoding PspC family transcriptional regulator → MSAILKLKFFFEKYGFHVSSRLADKLGMRVTSVRLFFIYISFVTAGLGFGIYLTLAFWIRLKDLIRAKRTSVFDL